The Methanoculleus marisnigri JR1 genome window below encodes:
- a CDS encoding METTL5 family protein, which produces MNLRHLEMRLERLEGFERPTARLEQYQTPAPVAARLLHHAAMQGAIEGRAVCDLGCGTGILACGAALLGASAVTGIDIDPAAIAVARRNAELLGVTVEFQVADVRDPDLDREALACDTVVMNPPFGAQKAHADRPFIDLGLELAGEVYGIFNEGSTPFVAAYTEGRATIEEVIRCAFPMRRTFAHHRKDRVDITVEVVRLKRI; this is translated from the coding sequence ATGAACCTGCGGCACCTTGAGATGCGGCTCGAACGCCTGGAGGGATTCGAGCGGCCGACGGCCCGGCTCGAACAGTACCAGACCCCTGCGCCGGTGGCGGCCCGGCTCCTCCACCATGCCGCGATGCAGGGCGCGATCGAGGGGCGAGCAGTCTGCGACCTCGGGTGCGGGACCGGAATCCTCGCCTGCGGCGCGGCCCTCCTCGGGGCATCGGCCGTGACCGGGATAGACATCGACCCGGCCGCGATAGCCGTCGCCCGGAGAAACGCGGAACTGCTCGGCGTCACCGTCGAGTTCCAGGTCGCCGACGTCCGGGACCCCGATCTCGACCGGGAGGCGCTTGCCTGCGACACCGTCGTGATGAACCCGCCGTTCGGGGCGCAGAAGGCGCACGCCGACCGGCCGTTCATCGATCTCGGGCTCGAACTCGCGGGGGAGGTCTACGGCATCTTCAACGAGGGCTCGACCCCGTTCGTCGCCGCCTATACGGAAGGCCGGGCGACGATCGAGGAGGTGATCCGGTGCGCGTTTCCCATGCGGCGGACGTTTGCGCACCACCGCAAAGACCGAGTGGATATCACGGTTGAGGTCGTACGGTTAAAGAGGATCTGA
- the dph2 gene encoding diphthamide biosynthesis enzyme Dph2 — MIPVSDLIERLRERGARSVALQFPAGLARQAPGTAAALRDAGFEVVVSGDPCYGGCDLALDALLYADVLVHFGHAPVEERPNVIYEPVRFDFDVTVLEKALPLLTGLRVGLVTTVQHVHLLGAMAAFLRDHGIEAVVAPGDGRTPIPGQVLGCNFAAARATGADEILFVGTGVFHPIGIRLATRARVVALDPYTREAQEVDADRLVRRRAAVMEKARDAANYGIIVSTKSGQQRMDLARRLASLSDRAFLVAMREVSPAEMLDLGFGAYVNTACPRLAYDDQIRFPVPVLTPPEFEILCGARDWDDYTIDEYLAP, encoded by the coding sequence TTGATACCTGTCTCTGATCTCATCGAAAGGCTCCGCGAGCGCGGGGCACGGTCGGTCGCCCTTCAGTTCCCCGCCGGGCTCGCCCGGCAGGCGCCGGGGACGGCCGCCGCCCTCCGCGACGCGGGGTTCGAGGTGGTCGTCAGCGGCGACCCCTGCTACGGGGGCTGCGACCTCGCGCTCGACGCACTCCTATATGCGGACGTGCTGGTCCACTTCGGCCACGCGCCGGTCGAGGAGCGCCCCAACGTCATCTACGAGCCCGTCCGGTTCGACTTCGACGTAACCGTGCTGGAGAAGGCCCTTCCTCTTCTCACCGGCCTGCGCGTCGGCCTCGTCACCACCGTTCAGCACGTTCACCTGCTCGGCGCGATGGCGGCGTTCCTCCGTGACCACGGCATCGAGGCGGTCGTTGCGCCCGGCGACGGCCGGACACCGATCCCCGGGCAGGTGCTCGGGTGCAACTTCGCCGCCGCACGGGCGACGGGGGCGGATGAGATCCTCTTCGTCGGGACGGGGGTCTTCCACCCCATCGGCATCCGGCTCGCAACCCGGGCCCGTGTGGTGGCGCTCGACCCCTACACCCGCGAGGCGCAGGAGGTGGATGCCGACCGCCTGGTCCGCCGCCGCGCCGCGGTGATGGAAAAGGCGCGTGACGCCGCGAACTACGGGATCATCGTCAGCACCAAGAGCGGGCAGCAGCGGATGGACCTTGCCCGGCGGCTCGCTTCTCTCTCGGATCGGGCGTTCCTTGTCGCGATGCGCGAGGTCTCGCCCGCCGAGATGCTCGACCTCGGATTCGGGGCTTATGTGAACACCGCCTGCCCCCGGCTCGCCTACGACGACCAGATCCGGTTCCCCGTCCCGGTGCTGACCCCGCCGGAGTTCGAGATCCTCTGCGGGGCCCGGGACTGGGACGACTACACCATCGACGAGTACCTCGCGCCATGA